A stretch of the Aggregicoccus sp. 17bor-14 genome encodes the following:
- a CDS encoding ELWxxDGT repeat protein — MPRLHLLCVLSLMGLAACDDAPSPEPVGGQAPPVEAEPQRIEIAPGEASSSPLDFATLNGVAYFSADDGTSGRELWRTDGTPAGTHRVADLRPGSQSSGPRWFAPFSGALYFVADGEDGTELWRTDGTVEGTRRVLDPVATGLRPSYVFSNPLGLFALSETPTDAQELWFLREGASTPVKLTNFAADGGSGFIHGMQHLGGLLYFMARQGTIFPDALWVTDGTPEGTRKLAGSGDTQWGAVGVLGQRYLFIQPQLDGGVSLRYSEGTPESTGAVAVLREPPATPMGASGMPYALLTTAGASTYFPVNEPDGTAVLWETDGTAAGTRRGLTLPGGSLPTPIDLRSWEDHLLFRHNAGGGASWLWVSDGTAAGTRAVTWDGDVRPDLILSNAKPWEVTAQHAFFCAQTPGLGEELWMADAGGVHARPVADLAPGAAGSDPAILLVLGNRLLFRADDGTHGSELWSLDLGVPATTGAAAPEGERGH; from the coding sequence ATGCCCCGCCTCCACCTGCTCTGTGTCCTCTCGCTCATGGGGCTCGCCGCCTGCGACGACGCTCCCTCCCCGGAGCCTGTGGGGGGACAGGCGCCGCCGGTCGAGGCCGAGCCCCAGCGCATCGAGATCGCCCCCGGTGAGGCGTCGAGCAGCCCGCTCGACTTTGCCACGCTCAATGGCGTCGCCTACTTCAGCGCGGACGACGGTACGTCGGGGCGGGAGCTGTGGCGCACCGACGGCACCCCCGCGGGCACGCACCGCGTGGCGGACCTGCGGCCTGGCTCCCAGAGCAGTGGTCCTCGCTGGTTCGCGCCCTTCTCGGGCGCCTTGTACTTCGTTGCGGACGGCGAAGACGGAACCGAGCTCTGGCGCACGGACGGGACGGTGGAGGGGACGCGCCGGGTGCTGGACCCCGTGGCCACGGGGCTGCGCCCCAGCTACGTCTTTTCCAACCCGCTGGGGCTCTTCGCGCTCTCCGAGACGCCCACGGACGCGCAAGAGCTGTGGTTCCTGCGGGAAGGCGCCTCGACGCCGGTGAAGCTGACGAACTTCGCCGCAGATGGGGGCTCGGGCTTCATCCACGGCATGCAGCACCTGGGCGGGCTGCTCTACTTCATGGCGCGCCAGGGAACGATTTTCCCGGACGCGTTGTGGGTCACCGATGGAACTCCCGAGGGCACGCGCAAGCTGGCCGGGAGCGGGGACACCCAGTGGGGGGCCGTCGGGGTTCTGGGTCAGCGCTACCTCTTCATCCAGCCCCAGCTGGATGGCGGCGTCTCGCTGCGCTACAGCGAGGGGACCCCCGAGTCCACGGGCGCCGTCGCCGTGCTGCGCGAGCCGCCAGCGACGCCCATGGGCGCCTCGGGCATGCCCTACGCACTCCTGACCACGGCCGGCGCGAGCACCTACTTCCCCGTCAACGAGCCCGACGGGACGGCCGTGCTCTGGGAGACCGATGGCACCGCGGCCGGTACCCGGCGCGGGCTCACCCTGCCCGGAGGCTCGCTGCCCACGCCCATCGACCTGCGCTCCTGGGAGGACCACCTGCTGTTCCGGCACAACGCGGGAGGGGGAGCGTCCTGGCTTTGGGTGAGCGATGGCACCGCTGCGGGGACGCGCGCCGTGACGTGGGATGGCGACGTGCGGCCCGACCTCATCCTCTCGAATGCGAAGCCCTGGGAGGTGACCGCTCAGCATGCCTTCTTCTGCGCGCAGACGCCGGGGCTCGGCGAGGAGCTGTGGATGGCGGACGCAGGGGGCGTGCACGCGCGGCCGGTAGCGGACCTTGCGCCAGGAGCGGCCGGGTCTGACCCCGCCATCCTCCTCGTGCTGGGCAACCGGCTCTTGTTCCGCGCGGATGACGGGACGCACGGCAGCGAGCTCTGGTCGCTCGACCTGGGCGTGCCCGCGACCACCGGCGCCGCAGCGCCTGAAGGGGAGCGGGGCCACTAG
- a CDS encoding lipase maturation factor family protein, whose protein sequence is MRLHPLRRPLMVYDGDCGFCRRWVARWRTQTGARVRYAPQQLLPLWLLGIRRADARRSVQLVEPSGRVTQGARAVFRSLLYARAPAVRLAARAGLLPGVRGLAELAYRQVARHRMAASRLERRVLRGARASSHRQVRWLFLRLLGGVYLIAFTSLGRQVRGLYGARGIAPVQELLDDLEPRLGKERLTRVPSIFWLTGASDRALVNGTRAGQLLALALVANVAPRASLAALWALYLSYASTGRAFLSFQWDVLLLETSAHALLVAPGGLRPGMGEREPSALDLALMRWLVFKLYFESGLAKLQSGDRTWRDLTAMAIHHETTPLPTRLGWHAHQLPLRAQKASTAVTLALETAAPFLSFLPRPLRLAGFWSFTGLQAGIAATGNYGFFNLLSAVMGVWLLDDHALARWVPEPAPARPTRAWRHGAKALVAAPLVALSLRELGARFDRPRNPPAWLDRLAQWAAPLRSVNGYGLFSVMTLERPEIEIEGSNDGVTWRAYPMRYKPGPLNRPPRWVAPHQPRLDWQLWFAALSSPPGWFLALLGRLLEGSPEVLALFESNPFPEGPPKMVRATLYKYRMSDRATRQATGAWWKRERVGLYVAPSMLSPDEPTPPNPFTGLHWPRAQA, encoded by the coding sequence ATGCGCCTGCACCCGCTGCGCCGTCCCCTCATGGTCTACGACGGAGACTGCGGCTTCTGCCGACGGTGGGTCGCGCGCTGGCGCACGCAGACGGGAGCGCGGGTGCGCTATGCGCCGCAGCAGCTGCTGCCCCTCTGGCTGCTGGGCATCCGGCGCGCCGACGCACGGCGCTCCGTGCAGCTGGTGGAGCCCTCGGGGCGGGTGACGCAGGGGGCGCGCGCGGTGTTCCGCTCCCTGCTCTACGCACGCGCGCCCGCGGTGCGCCTCGCCGCGCGCGCGGGGCTCTTGCCCGGGGTGCGCGGGCTCGCGGAGCTCGCGTACCGGCAGGTGGCGCGCCACCGCATGGCGGCCAGCCGGCTGGAGCGCCGGGTGCTGCGCGGCGCGCGCGCGAGCAGCCACCGCCAGGTGCGCTGGCTCTTCCTGCGGCTGCTGGGCGGCGTGTACCTCATCGCCTTCACCTCCCTGGGGCGCCAGGTGCGCGGGCTGTACGGCGCGCGCGGCATCGCGCCCGTGCAGGAGCTGCTCGACGACCTCGAGCCGCGGCTGGGGAAGGAGCGGCTCACGCGCGTGCCCAGCATCTTCTGGCTCACCGGCGCCTCCGACCGCGCGCTCGTGAATGGCACGCGCGCAGGGCAGTTGCTCGCGCTCGCGCTGGTGGCGAACGTGGCGCCGCGCGCGAGCCTCGCGGCGCTGTGGGCGCTCTACCTCTCCTACGCCTCTACCGGCCGCGCCTTCCTCTCCTTCCAGTGGGACGTGCTCTTGCTGGAGACGAGCGCGCACGCGCTGCTGGTGGCGCCCGGAGGCTTGCGGCCCGGGATGGGCGAGCGCGAGCCCTCGGCGCTGGACCTCGCGCTGATGCGCTGGCTCGTCTTCAAGCTCTACTTCGAGTCGGGCCTCGCGAAGCTGCAGTCCGGCGACCGCACCTGGCGCGACCTCACCGCCATGGCCATCCACCACGAGACCACGCCCCTGCCCACGCGGCTCGGCTGGCACGCGCACCAGCTGCCCCTGCGCGCGCAGAAGGCGAGCACTGCGGTCACGCTCGCGCTGGAGACGGCGGCGCCCTTCCTCTCCTTCCTCCCGAGGCCGCTGCGCCTCGCGGGCTTCTGGAGCTTCACGGGGCTACAGGCGGGCATCGCCGCCACGGGCAACTACGGCTTCTTCAACCTGCTGTCCGCGGTGATGGGCGTGTGGCTGCTGGACGACCACGCGCTCGCGCGCTGGGTGCCCGAGCCCGCGCCGGCACGGCCCACGCGCGCGTGGCGACATGGGGCGAAGGCGCTCGTCGCCGCGCCGCTCGTGGCGCTGTCCCTGCGCGAGCTGGGCGCGCGCTTCGACCGCCCCCGCAACCCGCCCGCGTGGCTGGACCGTCTCGCGCAGTGGGCCGCGCCCCTGCGCTCGGTGAACGGCTACGGGCTGTTCAGCGTGATGACGCTGGAGCGGCCGGAGATCGAGATCGAGGGCTCCAACGACGGCGTCACCTGGCGCGCCTACCCGATGCGCTACAAGCCGGGCCCGCTGAACCGGCCTCCGCGCTGGGTGGCGCCGCACCAGCCCCGGCTCGACTGGCAGCTGTGGTTCGCCGCGCTCTCCAGTCCCCCGGGCTGGTTCCTCGCGCTGCTGGGGCGCTTGCTGGAGGGCTCACCCGAGGTGCTCGCGCTCTTCGAGTCGAACCCCTTCCCCGAGGGGCCGCCGAAGATGGTGCGCGCGACCCTTTATAAGTACCGGATGAGCGACCGCGCGACGCGCCAGGCCACCGGCGCCTGGTGGAAGCGCGAGCGGGTGGGGCTCTACGTCGCCCCCTCCATGCTCAGCCCGGACGAGCCCACGCCGCCCAACCCCTTCACGGGCCTGCACTGGCCGCGCGCGCAGGCGTGA